One genomic window of Nitrospirota bacterium includes the following:
- a CDS encoding MBL fold metallo-hydrolase yields the protein MTNSLMRTTFSVPPLGCNCTILGDPVTKQAVVVDPGGAAERILQEVQSLGLTIVRILHTHAHFDHFLAAGELKRATGATLCLHEEDRTLWEMVETQCRLFGVGSKAVPLPDHWLADEEKVSVGNVQGLALHTPGHTPGSMSFYFAPERLLLAGDTLFRGSIGRTDLWGGDFRAIEQSIRERLYTLEEGTLVITGHGPETEIGLEKDSNAFIRA from the coding sequence ATGACGAACTCACTCATGAGAACGACGTTCTCGGTGCCGCCGCTGGGCTGCAATTGCACGATCCTGGGCGACCCGGTCACCAAGCAGGCGGTCGTGGTGGATCCGGGCGGGGCCGCCGAGCGTATTCTGCAGGAGGTCCAGAGCCTCGGCCTGACCATCGTGCGCATCCTGCACACCCACGCCCACTTCGATCATTTTCTGGCGGCCGGTGAGCTGAAGCGGGCCACCGGCGCGACCCTGTGCCTGCACGAGGAGGACCGGACGCTCTGGGAGATGGTGGAGACCCAATGCCGTCTGTTCGGGGTGGGCTCCAAGGCCGTGCCGCTGCCGGACCATTGGCTTGCGGACGAGGAGAAAGTCAGCGTCGGGAATGTCCAGGGACTCGCGCTGCACACTCCCGGCCACACGCCTGGCTCCATGAGCTTCTACTTCGCGCCGGAGCGGCTGCTCCTGGCCGGCGACACCCTCTTCCGGGGAAGCATCGGGCGCACCGACCTCTGGGGCGGCGACTTCCGCGCGATCGAACAGTCCATCCGCGAGCGACTCTATACGTTGGAGGAAGGGACCCTGGTCATCACCGGCCACGGGCCGGAGACCGAGATC
- a CDS encoding SUMF1/EgtB/PvdO family nonheme iron enzyme, which translates to MTLRPGKCLELVRPFLGCLLAVAWLLAPRISEAQPINQEALATHLASIASLANPSPTVPIPAGWFLMGTTRIDDDPYGLETQFDDTELPQRRIWLDAYEIDRDEVSLAEFLAFLRQQRIEPSEELKRLIWHVITVHFMPDYVMASWPALYVTWTEADAFCRARGQRLPTEAEWEKAARGSKGSLFPWGRAKPQPGLAVFGQYHAHEIPLVAAVSGGEEGQSPYGLRHMAGNVAEWVQDWFLFDYYAIMPERNPPGPTGGRYKGVRGGSWKSKPAMLRTATRGGAEPDQRAPTIGFRCAKSLR; encoded by the coding sequence ATGACCTTGCGCCCTGGCAAATGTCTGGAGCTTGTCCGCCCTTTCCTCGGCTGTCTCCTGGCCGTAGCCTGGCTGCTCGCGCCTCGAATTTCCGAGGCCCAGCCGATCAACCAGGAGGCGCTGGCGACGCACCTGGCTTCCATCGCGAGCCTGGCCAATCCCTCTCCGACGGTGCCGATCCCCGCCGGCTGGTTCCTGATGGGGACCACCAGGATTGACGACGACCCCTACGGGCTGGAGACCCAGTTCGACGACACGGAATTGCCGCAACGGCGCATCTGGCTGGACGCCTATGAAATCGACCGGGACGAGGTGAGCCTGGCGGAATTCCTCGCCTTCCTGCGCCAGCAACGGATCGAGCCTTCGGAGGAGCTCAAGCGGCTCATCTGGCACGTCATCACCGTGCACTTCATGCCCGACTACGTCATGGCGAGCTGGCCGGCCCTCTACGTCACCTGGACCGAGGCGGACGCATTCTGCCGCGCGCGCGGCCAACGGCTCCCGACGGAGGCGGAATGGGAAAAGGCGGCGCGGGGGAGCAAGGGCAGCCTTTTCCCCTGGGGCCGGGCCAAGCCGCAGCCGGGGCTGGCCGTGTTCGGCCAGTACCATGCCCACGAGATCCCGTTGGTTGCCGCGGTGAGCGGCGGCGAGGAGGGCCAGAGCCCCTACGGCCTGCGCCACATGGCGGGCAACGTGGCCGAGTGGGTGCAGGACTGGTTCCTGTTCGACTACTATGCGATCATGCCGGAACGGAACCCGCCCGGCCCGACTGGCGGGCGCTACAAGGGCGTGCGCGGCGGCTCCTGGAAGAGCAAGCCCGCCATGCTGCGGACCGCCACGCGCGGCGGCGCCGAACCGGACCAGCGGGCGCCGACGATCGGCTTCCGCTGCGCGAAGTCCCTGCGGTAG
- a CDS encoding TIGR03546 family protein: MLFNLAKLLRLLNSEADPGQVSLAIGLSMVMGFTPPMSLHNLLVLFLVLILRVNLSAFLLCWPFFTALSFALDPLFHRIGLAVLTAPALEGLWTTLYNSTLWRIERFNNSIVMGSLVVSLLLLVPLVLLVNQAILRYREQVLARIKDTWVFKAIESSKFYGYYQSLSRFGGEL, translated from the coding sequence ATGCTGTTCAACCTCGCAAAGCTTCTGCGGCTCCTGAACTCGGAGGCGGACCCCGGCCAGGTCAGCCTGGCGATCGGGCTCTCGATGGTCATGGGCTTCACCCCGCCCATGAGCCTGCACAATCTGCTCGTCCTGTTCCTGGTCCTGATCCTCCGCGTGAACCTCTCCGCCTTCCTCCTCTGCTGGCCCTTCTTCACCGCCCTCTCCTTCGCGCTGGACCCGCTCTTCCACCGGATCGGCCTGGCGGTCCTGACCGCCCCGGCCCTCGAAGGGCTCTGGACCACGCTCTACAATTCCACGCTCTGGCGGATCGAGCGGTTCAACAACTCGATCGTCATGGGCAGCCTGGTGGTTTCGCTCCTCCTGCTGGTCCCGCTGGTCCTCCTGGTGAACCAGGCGATCCTGCGCTACCGCGAGCAGGTGCTGGCCCGGATCAAGGACACCTGGGTCTTCAAGGCCATCGAGTCGAGCAAGTTCTACGGCTACTACCAGTCCCTCTCCCGGTTCGGAGGCGAGCTGTGA
- a CDS encoding TIGR03545 family protein, which yields MSRWIRWPGLLAFLAVTLLVAGIWLLVADRVIKRAIEATGTAVVGAKVELADADLSLFPLGLTLTGLQVTNPDEPMTNAVQVDRMAFNMDGLNLLRRKVIVEEMAVDGVRFGTPRASSGEVAKKKSDSAVSKALETAKASLPTFKLPDVNEILAKESLESLKLAETLKADLQTGKDTWQKQVAALPNKDKLNDYKKRIEGLKSAGKGGLSGILGGANEVLAIQQELAKDVDRIKQTQQRLEGDLTQLRKRMDEAAKAPQQDFVRLRDKYSLSPQGLFKVSGLFLEGPIMAQTQRALTWYERLQPLLARTAERKGAAEVVKPVRGKGVDVRFKERAPLPDFLIRTAQVGLVLSVGNLNGQVRNITPDQPVLGQPLTFSFKGDKLEGVKAVALDGEFNRVNPAEPKDSVSVKAQGYKVQEVTLSDSKDLPLALKDAQADFSGQAALRGKALNADLSASFHSIRLAGAASENQNPLAKAVTAALADVRATNLKATVTGTLDQYDVQLTTDLDRVLSEAVAKQMQAQLARLEGELKSAILAKARKPLEDLNAQFGDLLNLDKELTARLQEAAGIGKGQKESPLGGFKLPF from the coding sequence GTGAGCCGGTGGATTCGCTGGCCCGGGCTCCTCGCCTTCCTCGCCGTCACGCTCCTCGTCGCCGGCATCTGGCTCCTGGTGGCGGATCGGGTGATCAAGCGGGCGATCGAGGCGACCGGCACGGCGGTCGTCGGGGCCAAGGTGGAGCTGGCCGACGCCGACCTCTCCCTCTTCCCGCTGGGCCTGACGCTCACCGGCCTCCAGGTCACGAACCCGGACGAGCCGATGACGAACGCGGTCCAGGTTGACCGGATGGCCTTCAACATGGACGGGTTGAACCTGCTGCGGCGCAAGGTCATCGTCGAGGAAATGGCCGTGGACGGAGTACGGTTCGGGACGCCCCGCGCCAGCTCGGGCGAAGTCGCCAAGAAAAAGTCGGACTCGGCCGTCTCGAAAGCCCTGGAGACCGCCAAGGCTTCCCTGCCGACCTTCAAGCTGCCCGACGTGAACGAGATCCTGGCCAAGGAGAGTCTGGAGTCCCTGAAGCTGGCCGAGACGCTCAAGGCGGACCTCCAGACCGGGAAGGACACCTGGCAGAAGCAGGTGGCGGCCCTCCCCAACAAGGACAAGCTGAACGACTATAAGAAGCGGATCGAAGGACTCAAGTCCGCCGGCAAGGGCGGCCTCTCCGGCATCCTGGGCGGGGCCAACGAGGTGCTGGCCATCCAGCAGGAGCTGGCCAAGGACGTGGATCGGATCAAACAGACCCAGCAGAGGCTGGAGGGCGACCTGACCCAGCTCCGGAAGCGGATGGACGAGGCGGCCAAGGCGCCCCAGCAGGACTTCGTCCGTCTGAGGGACAAGTACAGCCTCTCGCCGCAGGGACTCTTCAAGGTCAGCGGCCTGTTCCTGGAAGGCCCGATCATGGCCCAGACCCAGAGGGCCCTCACCTGGTACGAGCGGCTCCAGCCCCTTCTGGCCCGCACGGCCGAGCGGAAGGGCGCAGCCGAGGTGGTCAAGCCGGTCCGCGGCAAGGGCGTGGACGTGCGGTTCAAGGAGCGGGCCCCGCTGCCGGACTTCCTCATCCGGACCGCGCAGGTGGGGCTGGTCCTCTCGGTCGGCAACTTGAACGGACAGGTCCGCAACATTACGCCGGACCAGCCGGTGCTCGGCCAGCCGTTGACCTTCTCCTTCAAGGGGGACAAGTTGGAGGGGGTCAAGGCCGTGGCGCTGGATGGGGAATTCAATCGGGTCAATCCGGCCGAGCCGAAGGACTCGGTCTCCGTCAAGGCGCAGGGCTACAAGGTGCAGGAAGTCACCCTCTCCGACAGCAAGGACCTGCCGCTGGCGCTCAAGGACGCTCAGGCGGACTTTTCCGGCCAGGCCGCCCTGCGCGGCAAGGCGCTGAACGCGGACCTCTCCGCCTCGTTCCATTCGATCCGGCTGGCCGGCGCCGCATCGGAAAATCAAAACCCGCTCGCCAAAGCCGTGACGGCGGCCCTGGCGGACGTGAGGGCGACGAACCTCAAGGCCACAGTCACCGGCACCCTCGACCAGTACGACGTGCAGCTCACAACCGACCTGGACCGGGTGCTCTCCGAGGCCGTGGCGAAGCAGATGCAGGCCCAGTTGGCCCGGCTGGAAGGCGAATTGAAATCCGCCATCCTGGCCAAGGCCCGGAAGCCGCTGGAGGACCTGAACGCCCAGTTCGGCGACCTGCTCAACCTGGACAAGGAGCTGACCGCCCGTCTCCAGGAGGCCGCGGGCATCGGGAAGGGGCAGAAAGAGAGTCCCTTGGGCGGGTTCAAGCTGCCGTTCTGA
- a CDS encoding DUF4258 domain-containing protein has product MDLDTLRNHIRRGAFFVTDHAITEGVKDGITVADMIRVIETGKIIERYPERHRCLIYGRSNDGLPIHVVIDYRARRSVDIVTTYVPQREQWIRNRVRKRKKR; this is encoded by the coding sequence ATGGACCTCGACACCCTACGCAACCATATCCGGAGGGGTGCGTTTTTTGTCACAGACCATGCGATCACCGAAGGGGTCAAGGATGGCATCACGGTAGCCGACATGATCCGGGTGATCGAGACGGGAAAGATCATCGAGCGTTATCCCGAACGGCATCGGTGTTTGATATATGGCCGTTCGAACGATGGGCTTCCCATCCACGTTGTGATAGACTACCGCGCCAGGAGATCGGTAGATATCGTGACCACGTATGTGCCTCAGAGAGAGCAATGGATAAGAAACCGGGTCCGCAAAAGAAAAAAGCGCTGA
- a CDS encoding YgiT-type zinc finger protein, with translation MDKKPGPQKKKALTEKLCPECGTPMKRGRTTLHFERGGFYADVENVSALLCGRCGTRSIPGPAALKISQAIDRLFKAGKDLDSTGISFHRMAG, from the coding sequence ATGGATAAGAAACCGGGTCCGCAAAAGAAAAAAGCGCTGACGGAGAAGCTTTGCCCCGAATGCGGCACCCCCATGAAACGCGGCCGCACCACGTTGCATTTTGAGCGCGGCGGGTTCTATGCGGACGTGGAAAATGTGTCGGCGCTGCTGTGCGGCCGCTGCGGAACTCGGAGCATTCCCGGGCCTGCGGCGCTAAAGATCAGCCAAGCAATCGATCGGCTTTTCAAAGCCGGCAAAGACTTGGACTCAACCGGTATTTCCTTCCATCGCATGGCTGGCTGA
- a CDS encoding DUF72 domain-containing protein, which yields MARLLIGTSGWTYPSWRGTFYPEDLPSRQYLEFYAREFPTAEVNYSFYHLPKPGTYAKWAGQVPEEFIFSVKASRLITHTKRLKEVEELWETFVRNARSLGAHLGPVLLQFPPSFRCEQSRLAAFLKEAGSSDVRLVFEFRHESWLVEEVYRLLSRHHAAFCIADSPDYPRRDVLTADFAYLRFHGRERLFASSYSQAELAEEAKKIRRYLKDGLDVFVYFNNDAEGHAVSNARTLRKLLGRKA from the coding sequence ATGGCGCGGCTGCTCATCGGCACGTCGGGCTGGACCTATCCGAGCTGGCGGGGGACCTTCTATCCGGAGGATCTGCCCAGCCGGCAATATCTGGAGTTCTACGCCCGCGAGTTTCCCACCGCTGAGGTCAACTACTCCTTCTACCACCTGCCCAAGCCGGGGACCTACGCCAAGTGGGCGGGGCAGGTGCCGGAGGAATTCATCTTCTCGGTCAAGGCCAGCCGGCTGATCACGCACACGAAGCGGCTCAAGGAGGTGGAGGAACTCTGGGAGACGTTCGTGCGCAACGCCCGTTCGTTGGGCGCACACCTGGGGCCGGTCCTGCTGCAGTTCCCGCCCAGCTTCCGGTGCGAGCAGAGCCGGCTGGCGGCGTTTCTGAAGGAGGCGGGCTCGTCGGACGTGCGGCTCGTCTTCGAGTTCCGCCACGAGTCCTGGCTGGTCGAAGAGGTCTATCGCCTGCTCAGCCGCCACCATGCGGCCTTCTGCATCGCGGACTCGCCCGACTATCCACGCCGCGACGTGCTCACGGCCGACTTCGCCTACCTGCGGTTTCACGGGCGGGAACGGCTGTTCGCCTCCAGCTACTCGCAGGCGGAGCTGGCCGAGGAGGCGAAGAAGATCAGACGCTACCTGAAGGACGGGCTCGACGTGTTCGTGTACTTCAACAACGATGCGGAGGGCCACGCGGTCAGCAACGCGAGGACGTTGAGGAAGCTGCTCGGACGAAAGGCCTGA
- a CDS encoding nuclear transport factor 2 family protein, which translates to MPGSESGRPPFPPFTREAAIQKVRMAEDAWNTRDPARVSLAYTVDSTWRNRSEFLKGREEIVQFLRRKWAKELDYRLIKELWAFHEARIAVRFAYEWHDDSGNWFRSYGNENWEFADNGLMRRRIASINDLPIKESDRKYRWPLGRRPDDHPGLTDLGL; encoded by the coding sequence ATGCCCGGCAGCGAGAGTGGGCGTCCTCCCTTTCCGCCCTTCACGAGGGAGGCCGCGATCCAGAAGGTGCGCATGGCCGAGGATGCGTGGAACACGCGCGACCCCGCACGGGTGTCGCTCGCTTACACCGTGGACAGCACGTGGCGCAACCGGTCGGAGTTTTTAAAAGGGCGCGAGGAGATCGTGCAGTTTCTCCGGCGCAAGTGGGCGAAGGAGTTGGACTACCGCCTCATCAAGGAGCTCTGGGCCTTTCACGAGGCGCGCATCGCGGTCCGCTTCGCCTATGAGTGGCACGACGACTCGGGCAACTGGTTTCGCTCCTACGGCAACGAGAACTGGGAGTTCGCCGACAACGGGCTCATGCGCCGTCGCATCGCCAGCATCAACGACCTTCCCATCAAGGAATCCGACCGCAAGTACCGCTGGCCGCTGGGCCGCCGCCCCGACGATCATCCGGGGCTGACCGATCTCGGCCTCTAG
- a CDS encoding HEPN domain-containing protein — translation MNDRQALARGWFRQGDSDLADARRTVASEGPYDTACFHAQQAVEKYLKGYLAWRDQPIPRTHDLEELQQLCPRVTSIFRVRLL, via the coding sequence ATGAACGATAGGCAGGCGCTGGCCAGAGGCTGGTTCCGCCAAGGCGACAGCGACCTGGCCGATGCCCGCCGCACGGTGGCGAGCGAGGGACCGTATGACACCGCCTGTTTTCATGCGCAACAGGCCGTGGAGAAATACCTGAAAGGCTATCTGGCCTGGCGGGACCAGCCGATTCCCCGCACGCACGATCTCGAAGAACTCCAACAGTTGTGCCCGCGGGTAACCTCCATATTCCGCGTCCGTTTGCTCTGA
- a CDS encoding nucleotidyltransferase domain-containing protein: protein MTTAFAYPAVTDELLAEVVRRILTAGSPQKIVLFGSWARGPARPDSDLDSLIVEESDLPRWRRSARYRRALCGVFPANDLLVWTPQEIDAWRLVPNAFISTVLREGKLLYER, encoded by the coding sequence ATGACGACAGCCTTTGCCTATCCTGCCGTGACGGACGAGTTGCTGGCTGAGGTCGTCCGGCGCATCCTCACCGCCGGCTCGCCGCAGAAAATCGTGCTGTTTGGGTCGTGGGCCAGGGGGCCGGCCCGGCCGGACAGCGATTTGGACTCGCTCATCGTTGAAGAATCCGACCTGCCGCGCTGGCGCCGCTCCGCCCGGTACCGTCGTGCCCTCTGCGGGGTCTTTCCCGCGAACGACCTGCTGGTCTGGACGCCTCAGGAAATCGACGCCTGGCGCTTGGTCCCCAACGCGTTCATCTCCACGGTGCTGCGGGAAGGCAAGCTCTTGTATGAACGATAG
- a CDS encoding protein-tyrosine phosphatase family protein: MNTLVSFLEPGEEAELDLVKEAELCRTNGIEFYSFPIADRGVPASRDKTLNLLRELEHRLTAGKTVGIHCRQGIGRSAVIAACLLIATGETADTAFERISHVRGLPVPETAEQREWVNSLAPQISAVRH, from the coding sequence GTGAACACGCTGGTGTCGTTCCTCGAGCCTGGCGAGGAGGCAGAGCTTGACCTCGTCAAAGAAGCTGAACTGTGTCGCACAAACGGCATCGAATTCTACTCGTTCCCCATCGCCGATCGTGGAGTTCCTGCGTCACGCGACAAGACGTTGAACTTGCTAAGGGAACTGGAGCACCGCTTGACTGCCGGAAAGACCGTGGGAATCCATTGTCGGCAGGGGATCGGTCGATCAGCCGTCATCGCGGCATGTCTTCTCATCGCCACAGGCGAGACCGCCGACACCGCGTTTGAGCGAATTAGCCACGTGCGGGGACTGCCGGTTCCGGAGACAGCCGAACAGCGCGAGTGGGTGAATAGTCTTGCGCCTCAAATCAGTGCCGTTCGTCACTGA
- a CDS encoding type II toxin-antitoxin system RelE/ParE family toxin, whose translation MASRRRRITWAPSAQAALDAALDYIAQDSMGGAQKILHAALALADSLETLSERGRVVPELQNPAIREVFVHSYRLIYEVRESEIEVVAFLHGARDFVRWLGEQS comes from the coding sequence ATGGCAAGTCGGCGTCGACGCATAACGTGGGCTCCCAGCGCTCAGGCTGCGCTGGACGCGGCACTCGACTATATCGCTCAAGACTCGATGGGCGGGGCGCAGAAGATCCTTCACGCGGCCCTCGCTCTCGCAGATTCACTCGAGACGCTGAGCGAGCGCGGTCGTGTGGTTCCCGAGCTCCAGAATCCCGCCATCCGCGAAGTTTTCGTGCATTCTTATCGCCTCATCTATGAAGTCCGAGAATCCGAAATCGAAGTCGTCGCCTTTCTCCACGGGGCGCGGGACTTCGTCCGCTGGCTCGGAGAGCAGTCCTAA